One part of the Rutidosis leptorrhynchoides isolate AG116_Rl617_1_P2 chromosome 1, CSIRO_AGI_Rlap_v1, whole genome shotgun sequence genome encodes these proteins:
- the LOC139881626 gene encoding uncharacterized protein isoform X1: MGVQQQVIPSDCVSTSDSTPWSLGNKRWDKAEQAAEGLLLKFQPTVEAERQRNSVINYLKGLLIHNLDCEVFAYGSVPLKTYLPDGDIDLSVVGGRTQNLIKEIASLLKSEARNRSHVFVVKDVQVIGGAEVKIVKCMVQNLVVDISINQINGLCTLCFLEQVDRVIMKDHIFKRSIILIKAWCYYESRTLGAHVGLISTYGLETLVLYIFHIFHLSLNGPLSVLYKFLEYFSVFDWDNYGISLMGPVLLSELPNIVAERPPNGDNLLLEVGFLRHCSETLSNPVKPGDLFPKKHLNIIDPLNDHNNLGRSVSQGNFFRIRSAFTYGARQLCEILMDEDKNIGDELQAFFGNTLKMHGTDQRFDLSDDIVTLSLTTCIARAENTPPTMVAEKPMNSNGENSDLCTEEEVAKSVRIPFYAPHLLFNFSKSVNEVQKQSVVVEEEVPSTDVSFIQSEPLDLTGDLMSHIACLDHVRFRNSYFFGPRGMMGPLPPPILMNLIRSESSAIGVVPRPPFLPPDHMFMPGPPFVPNDSALMAPTNYFSDINGPQHGYRPSTSNSTNNGTQNPQDFTPQHEVSPGFGPVPLPVHPREPLLHRRRNPNANRASQPDGSQRPRSHSGTDRFNVQSSSYHLKDHDDFPPLSG, from the exons atGGGTGTTCAACAACAAGTTATTCCATCAGACTGTGTATCAACATCTGATTCAACCCCTTGGTCACTTGGAAATAAACGTTGGGATAAAGCAGAACAAGCTGCCGAGGGTTTACTATTGAAGTTTCAACCAACAGTTGAGGCTGAAAGACAAAGAAATTCAGTAATTAATTATTTGAAGGGATTGCTCATACATAACCTTGATTGTGAG GTTTTTGCTTATGGTTCGGTACCTCTCAAAACATATCTTCCTGACGGAGATATTGATTTGAGTGTAGTTGGTGGGCGTACACAAAATCTTATAAAGGAGATTGCCTCTTTATTAAAGAGTGAAGCGAGAAATAGGTCACATGTTTTCGTTGTTAAGGACGTCCAAGTAATTGGCGGGGCCGAG GTTAAGATTGTTAAATGCATGGTGCAAAACCTCGTGGTTGATATCTCTATCAATCAAATCAACGGACTTTGCACTCTATGTTTTCTCGAACAA GTAGACCGTGTAATCATGAAAGATCACATTTTCAAAAGAAGCATAATTCTGATTAAAGCTTGGTGTTATTACGAGAGTCGCACTCTTGGTGCACACGTTGGCTTGATATCAACATATGGTTTAGAGACTCTTGTTCTCTATATATTTCACATCTTTCATCTATCATTAAATGGCCCTCTTTCA GTTCTATATAAATTCTTGGAGTATTTCAGTGTCTTCGATTGGGATAATTATGGTATCAGTTTAATGGGCCCTGTTTTATTATCTGAGTTACCAAATATAGTCG CGGAGAGACCACCAAACGGCGATAATCTATTACTCGAAGTCGGTTTTCTTAGACATTGTTCCGAGACGCTATCAAATCCCGTGAAACCTGGGGATCTATTTCCCAAAAAGCATCTCAACATCATTGATCCATTAAATGACCATAATAACCTCGGCCGTAGTGTTAGCCAAG GAAATTTTTTCCGTATACGAAGTGCTTTCACTTACGGGGCTAGGCAGCTTTGCGAAATCCTTATGGATGAGGACAAAAATATTGGCGATGAGCTTCAAGCTTTTTTCGGAAATACGTTGAAAATGCATGGAACCGATCAAAGATTTGATCTTTCTGACGATATTGTAACGTTATCCCTTACTACCTGCATTGCGAGGGCCGAAAACACGCCTCCTACAATGGTAGCTGAAAAACCGATGAACTCTAATGGAGAAAACTCAGATCTGTGTACTGAGGAAGAAGTTGCAAAATCTGTTAGGATACCGTTTTATGCTCCTCATCTCTTGTTTAATTTCTCGAAATCAGTTAATGAGGTGCAAAAGCAGTCTGTGGTGGTTGAAGAGGAAGTACCTAGTACGGATGTAAGCTTTATTCAATCAGAACCGCTGGATCTTACTGGGGATTTGATGTCTCACATTGCTTGTTTGGATCATGTCCGGTTTCGGAATTCTTATTTTTTCGGTCCACGTGGCATGATGGGACCACTACCACCACCTATTTTAATGAACTTAATTAGGTCAGAAAGTAGCGCAATAGGTGTGGTTCCTCGTCCACCGTTTCTTCCACCGGACCATATGTTCATGCCTGGACCACCTTTTGTTCCCAATGATTCCGCTCTGATGGCTCCTACGAATTACTTTTCGGACATC AATGGACCTCAACATGGGTATCGCCCTTCCACATCAAATTCAACAAATAACGGAACACAAAACCCGCAAGATTTCACCCCTCAGCATGAAGTTAGTCCTGGATTTGGCCCAGTCCCTCTCCCGGTTCACCCTAGAGAGCCCTTGTTACATAGAAGAAGGAACCCAAATGCTAATCGAGCTAGCCAACCAGACGGTTCTCAAAGGCCCAGATCTCATTCTGGTACGGATAG GTTCAATGTACAATCATCATCGTACCATTTAAAAGACCATGATGATTTCCCGCCCTTATCTGGCTGA
- the LOC139881626 gene encoding uncharacterized protein isoform X2: protein MGVQQQVIPSDCVSTSDSTPWSLGNKRWDKAEQAAEGLLLKFQPTVEAERQRNSVINYLKGLLIHNLDCEVFAYGSVPLKTYLPDGDIDLSVVGGRTQNLIKEIASLLKSEARNRSHVFVVKDVQVIGGAEVKIVKCMVQNLVVDISINQINGLCTLCFLEQVDRVIMKDHIFKRSIILIKAWCYYESRTLGAHVGLISTYGLETLVLYIFHIFHLSLNGPLSVLYKFLEYFSVFDWDNYGISLMGPVLLSELPNIVAERPPNGDNLLLEVGFLRHCSETLSNPVKPGDLFPKKHLNIIDPLNDHNNLGRSVSQGNFFRIRSAFTYGARQLCEILMDEDKNIGDELQAFFGNTLKMHGTDQRFDLSDDIVTLSLTTCIARAENTPPTMVAEKPMNSNGENSDLCTEEEVAKSVRIPFYAPHLLFNFSKSVNEVQKQSVVVEEEVPSTDVSFIQSEPLDLTGDLMSHIACLDHVRFRNSYFFGPRGMMGPLPPPILMNLIRSESSAIGVVPRPPFLPPDHMFMPGPPFVPNDSALMAPTNYFSDINGPQHGYRPSTSNSTNNGTQNPQDFTPQHEVSPGFGPVPLPVHPREPLLHRRRNPNANRASQPDGSQRPRSHSGSMYNHHRTI, encoded by the exons atGGGTGTTCAACAACAAGTTATTCCATCAGACTGTGTATCAACATCTGATTCAACCCCTTGGTCACTTGGAAATAAACGTTGGGATAAAGCAGAACAAGCTGCCGAGGGTTTACTATTGAAGTTTCAACCAACAGTTGAGGCTGAAAGACAAAGAAATTCAGTAATTAATTATTTGAAGGGATTGCTCATACATAACCTTGATTGTGAG GTTTTTGCTTATGGTTCGGTACCTCTCAAAACATATCTTCCTGACGGAGATATTGATTTGAGTGTAGTTGGTGGGCGTACACAAAATCTTATAAAGGAGATTGCCTCTTTATTAAAGAGTGAAGCGAGAAATAGGTCACATGTTTTCGTTGTTAAGGACGTCCAAGTAATTGGCGGGGCCGAG GTTAAGATTGTTAAATGCATGGTGCAAAACCTCGTGGTTGATATCTCTATCAATCAAATCAACGGACTTTGCACTCTATGTTTTCTCGAACAA GTAGACCGTGTAATCATGAAAGATCACATTTTCAAAAGAAGCATAATTCTGATTAAAGCTTGGTGTTATTACGAGAGTCGCACTCTTGGTGCACACGTTGGCTTGATATCAACATATGGTTTAGAGACTCTTGTTCTCTATATATTTCACATCTTTCATCTATCATTAAATGGCCCTCTTTCA GTTCTATATAAATTCTTGGAGTATTTCAGTGTCTTCGATTGGGATAATTATGGTATCAGTTTAATGGGCCCTGTTTTATTATCTGAGTTACCAAATATAGTCG CGGAGAGACCACCAAACGGCGATAATCTATTACTCGAAGTCGGTTTTCTTAGACATTGTTCCGAGACGCTATCAAATCCCGTGAAACCTGGGGATCTATTTCCCAAAAAGCATCTCAACATCATTGATCCATTAAATGACCATAATAACCTCGGCCGTAGTGTTAGCCAAG GAAATTTTTTCCGTATACGAAGTGCTTTCACTTACGGGGCTAGGCAGCTTTGCGAAATCCTTATGGATGAGGACAAAAATATTGGCGATGAGCTTCAAGCTTTTTTCGGAAATACGTTGAAAATGCATGGAACCGATCAAAGATTTGATCTTTCTGACGATATTGTAACGTTATCCCTTACTACCTGCATTGCGAGGGCCGAAAACACGCCTCCTACAATGGTAGCTGAAAAACCGATGAACTCTAATGGAGAAAACTCAGATCTGTGTACTGAGGAAGAAGTTGCAAAATCTGTTAGGATACCGTTTTATGCTCCTCATCTCTTGTTTAATTTCTCGAAATCAGTTAATGAGGTGCAAAAGCAGTCTGTGGTGGTTGAAGAGGAAGTACCTAGTACGGATGTAAGCTTTATTCAATCAGAACCGCTGGATCTTACTGGGGATTTGATGTCTCACATTGCTTGTTTGGATCATGTCCGGTTTCGGAATTCTTATTTTTTCGGTCCACGTGGCATGATGGGACCACTACCACCACCTATTTTAATGAACTTAATTAGGTCAGAAAGTAGCGCAATAGGTGTGGTTCCTCGTCCACCGTTTCTTCCACCGGACCATATGTTCATGCCTGGACCACCTTTTGTTCCCAATGATTCCGCTCTGATGGCTCCTACGAATTACTTTTCGGACATC AATGGACCTCAACATGGGTATCGCCCTTCCACATCAAATTCAACAAATAACGGAACACAAAACCCGCAAGATTTCACCCCTCAGCATGAAGTTAGTCCTGGATTTGGCCCAGTCCCTCTCCCGGTTCACCCTAGAGAGCCCTTGTTACATAGAAGAAGGAACCCAAATGCTAATCGAGCTAGCCAACCAGACGGTTCTCAAAGGCCCAGATCTCATTCTG GTTCAATGTACAATCATCATCGTACCATTTAA